DNA from Plasmodium yoelii strain 17X genome assembly, chromosome: 13:
GCTGTTTTCCTTTGGAATTTCGGGTTGGTTCTCATGTTCCAATTGATCCTTTGAATCATTGGAGTTAAATtcgtcattttttaatacaaaatGTGAATCGATTCCATTTTTCGGTGTATGTTGTGGTTGTAGTGATTCTTGTATCGCTTGATGTATTTGTGGTTGTTGTGGTGATTGGTGATGATGTGGTGGCTGTGGCTGTTGTGATGGTACTGTTGTTGGTGGTGGTTGTGGTTTTATTTCAGATAGTGCTTTCTGTAGTGTCTCATTCTCTTTATTGTGTGATTCTAGCTGTAGTTTTGGTTGTATTGGATGTAGTTCTTGTTGTAGTGTTTGATCTTTCGGTATtaaattttcttttgttGATTCTTCTATAGACACTCCTTGGGATTTTCCACTATTTTCTGATTCATTTCCTGAAGTTTTTAATGTACCTCCTGAAACTGATGGTTCCTCTCTTTGGATTGATCTTTGATCCACTGTATTTTGTAATTTGGTGGGTTCTACAATATTCTTCCCTTCGGCTTTATGATATGTTTGCTCCTCTTGAGTGCTCTTTTCCTTTGGAATTTCGGGGTCCTTCTCATCTTCCAATTGATCCTCTGGACCATTGGAgtctaatattttaaaattgttcGTAGAATGtgattctttttttttaatttctgtAAGTTCTAGAAGACGActttctatattattttttttaccaaTATCATTCTTAATAGCAGCGGTTCTAAAGTcgtcatatattttttttaatttttccaaTAGAGATAGATATGAATCATTTCCAGAAAAAACCTCATAAAGGTTTCTATATTGATTAAAACATTTTACAGAATGCTGACGAAGTTTCACAGGTCTTtcatgattttttttataatatgcaattgtattacatatatgATTAAGTAACGTATACAATTCGCTCATATACCTAAGATTAGGATCTTTCACACCCCTTACATCATTTAAAATATCCCATTGTCTAAGATGACCCATAGATTTATCTAAATATTTGTCATAAGCCGAACTTAAAGTAATATTATGGGCATTTTCattgtttctttttttggCTATCTTAAATAAAGTATGAGCTAACcacataataaaatgttcatAATAACCGCTTTCTTTATTGTAAAAATTTGTAAACAAATACACACTCAAAGCACCAATACTCTCAGCCCTAGTTGAGCATTGTTTATTATTGGGGCAATATTCACGGTATTCTTGGGATTTGTTAATTGCCTTCTGTAAGTAAATACTACCATTCAAAAGCTTATCAGCTTCAAGAAATAACTCACActaagaaaattatatataaattgataaaaatatgtattaatacaaaatttattgaataaaatttaatgtgaTTTCTAGACAAATCAAACACAACAAAATAAAGGATAGgcatgttttattttaaaataaaattatttaccgCTAAATCGTCCTCCattgtaataaaattttgttCTTTATATGTAGATTGGcatcatattgtttttatataaaatatatattctgtAAATGGGCCTCCTATATCACATTTATAGTATTAAACccatttaaaattttaataataatttaaaattaatgtgGAATAGTAatacaataatattaatagaaCAATGTTATATTTACTTTTATTAGCATTTACTAAATTGTCTTAAATTATGGTTgatttaatacatatttaaccatatgtatatataatacaatttatgcataaaatcaatattactaataatattatacataatcaactttattataaaatattaaggaattttataatgaattaaaaaaatatatacataaacatatgctttaatatagaacataAACAACGtcctaaaacttaaatactgtataaatcaaaaaattaagaaagttGTTATTAAAatccttaaaaatatataaattttcattttttaaaatatattaaatttttatatacttgtttctaatattatatatcactgttttattaaaattatagtattttcaaattaagttgcTACATGTTCTATCcaaattacataattttaatagatttttatttaatatagataaatccataatccattttaatgagtccgacaactttatttttattactatatacttcaatttagaaTTATACTTTATTGGATAATTTTACAACCAATTTTGCGTATCATATCCACTGtcaaaacaacaattagcactgaacccgttTTATTAAACTATTTATAAGTTTAAATAAGCCTTTGAACGTAAAtagttttaaaataataattagtaaatattaaatatataagatataaataactattgatgctaattttaaagtataatataaaactatgcaTAAATAGattgttatatttacattttaaataagagagataagataagcatattttttaagataAAACCGTTGTCATATAAGATTTACCTATTCTACATAGtttaattatgttttatatttgttaccATTAAAGCTTCCAATTtatgtatacattaaaaataacttataattattttataaatatatagtttgcttttatattttataataaactatatttagttctatgatgaaaaactatagaattattaatattattttgcatGGTAGcgttaattctaatattgcaacattaaaaaaacacCAAGCcgaaattataacatttcatttgatgttttgtgcatataattttaatcttattacaagtttaataatatatatcaacgtATTTGAatcaaattaatttaatgattttttcgtatttaatactttatctattgttattactattatgaTGTTGTTGGTATAtcactgtatagtacaacgGAACAATTAGCGCACTCAATAAAAATCCTTTAAATCAATGTACAATATTTCATAGTTTCatagtttttaaataaagtattttagaatatatattatttcgcaataacaatatatttgtaaatttgtatatatataataacataataaaactattattagttcaaattaaattaattattgcATACCTTTTCTATATACTttacattaatatataattttatatacttcCCAAAATTAACGTATTTAGGGCTTAGTCATggatacaatattatatatatattagaacaATAACGACAttctatctatcatattatttataattattagaaaaattattaaaaaaaattattagaataacatatgatatgaaatttattaatatacttattttttttcttttaacaattttaaaatataatttatttatacgtcaaaactataaagtttaaaaattaataatgattaatctaatattatacctttatagtaaatgaattaatgtatataaataaacttctattaatacaaaaagataatagtaactacaattaaaacttaaaaaaatattgtatatatagtactatttttattttattattaaaaatgttagaagcataatattttatagacaatgttatattgtcgattctcgatcaatattccatgcatctatattttatgattatctattatatattggtaatatgtttaattaatcttaaaaacacacatattaatatgaagatatattataatgtagacaattgttccaaatgaatcatcttataatttgtattcatttataaaaaaagatgagCGTCAATATTACtaccaataaataatttttataaaattaactgCACTTCTCagattaaattattttaatatttaaaaatataatagacatgttttatataaaaaaaatatccatTGTCAAAGAAATTTTGTAAAacaaatggaaaaatatataaaaacaattattttaatataattatattaaaaaatatatattttttatattattttcttacttttatatttttattttaaattatttattttctattaggtaaaaacaacatttttttttctattatatataaatataagtatatatgtaATCCCATACATAATgatatgttttataaaaattaagtttagtcaattataaaaatataaaacttgtatattcataattctatatgttaaaaatatcatttatataatataattaatgttatttatttttatatattatgatattgtGAATCATAACGTTTTTGATATTCATTATTGATGAAAACTTCTGTTGTTGACGTCGTCTGTGcttgaattatttaaataaaaaatgtactaAACCtataaatttgataaaaatatacatcttaccatttaaataatagttttttatactttattggagaaaattatttgtttcaattttatttatacttgTCCATATTTCaagttattttttaattaaaaaaatactaatatatattttaatattttgtttgtaaaGTTCCCAAATGAAtaagttttatattcaaattgttttatttcttttaagcACCTCcctatatatgaataataaaacccTTGCAATTGAACCTGCTCCAGGAGAAGATGCAACACCCTAATCAACATATAATTATCTTAC
Protein-coding regions in this window:
- a CDS encoding PIR protein produces the protein MEDDLACELFLEADKLLNGSIYLQKAINKSQEYREYCPNNKQCSTRAESIGALSVYLFTNFYNKESGYYEHFIMWLAHTLFKIAKKRNNENAHNITLSSAYDKYLDKSMGHLRQWDILNDVRGVKDPNLRYMSELYTLLNHICNTIAYYKKNHERPVKLRQHSVKCFNQYRNLYEVFSGNDSYLSLLEKLKKIYDDFRTAAIKNDIGKKNNIESRLLELTEIKKKESHSTNNFKILDSNGPEDQLEDEKDPEIPKEKSTQEEQTYHKAEGKNIVEPTKLQNTVDQRSIQREEPSVSGGTLKTSGNESENSGKSQGVSIEESTKENLIPKDQTLQQELHPIQPKLQLESHNKENETLQKALSEIKPQPPPTTVPSQQPQPPHHHQSPQQPQIHQAIQESLQPQHTPKNGIDSHFVLKNDEFNSNDSKDQLEHENQPEIPKENSTQEVEKYHKIEGNNIVQPIKLQNTVDQIPNPRDKPSVSEGASKISRNEQESNGKFQGMFIEPTKENLSPKSKDQTLPQELPSIIPQPEQKPDSQPGPEPQPEPQPEPESQHIDNVAQPASTQEKSLTSYETIKKITETEFLYDFYKLHFSSFYKNLTKYGNRLYESTSTSLTKGYSAFNNFANDLITQPNKMNVTFQSVDNRIQTKDSGSDYSPSDDTSETPLHSSTQSIDKKIEGEKQENISEGQGQINEAESRGKISETEGGTQEANPEDGIHEINSEDGNQETNLEGEPQEKELENKDQISKDEGKEEISEAEESIPISTPNEPSGDSINITLYREIEQLPSEIKVKRDISEIKVQNGIFEKGFPGNLFKESKFILYPFIVIAILVMLAVIYKCLGFGRRKKEKKKKKMKKVRKLCDENNTEKLKCIHRK